One Novosphingobium sp. EMRT-2 DNA segment encodes these proteins:
- a CDS encoding MarR family winged helix-turn-helix transcriptional regulator, whose product MTTLTNALESRLGYQLRRASAVMMADLARELADLDLRPAEVTTLLVIGENPDCSQTEVGQALAIKRANMVPIIARLMDRGFVARTRADGRSHALTLTDQGRKMADEANHRIAAHEARFVTQLATGEVETLLRCLPTIRGIGAEPEG is encoded by the coding sequence ATGACCACCCTGACCAACGCGCTGGAAAGCCGCCTCGGTTATCAGCTGCGCCGCGCTTCCGCGGTGATGATGGCCGACCTCGCGCGCGAGTTGGCGGACCTTGACCTGCGCCCGGCGGAAGTGACCACGCTGCTGGTGATCGGCGAAAATCCCGATTGCTCGCAGACCGAGGTGGGGCAGGCGCTGGCGATCAAGCGCGCCAACATGGTGCCGATCATCGCGCGCCTGATGGACCGGGGCTTCGTTGCGCGCACGCGGGCGGACGGCCGTTCCCATGCGCTGACTCTGACCGATCAGGGCCGCAAGATGGCGGACGAAGCCAACCACCGCATCGCGGCGCATGAAGCCCGCTTCGTTACTCAGCTTGCCACGGGCGAGGTGGAAACGCTGCTGCGGTGCCTGCCGACGATCCGCGGTATTGGCGCCGAACCCGAGGGCTGA
- the rpmE gene encoding 50S ribosomal protein L31, protein MKANIHPDYHMIKVQMTDGTVFETRSTWGKEGDTLALDIDPTSHPAWTGGTRQMDQGGRVAQFNKRFGGLSLKR, encoded by the coding sequence ATGAAGGCCAATATCCACCCCGACTACCACATGATCAAGGTGCAGATGACCGACGGCACCGTGTTCGAAACCCGCTCCACCTGGGGCAAGGAAGGCGACACGCTGGCGCTCGACATCGATCCCACTTCGCACCCGGCCTGGACCGGCGGCACGCGTCAGATGGATCAGGGCGGCCGCGTTGCGCAGTTCAACAAGCGGTTCGGCGGTCTTTCGCTCAAGCGCTGA